One region of Eremothecium gossypii ATCC 10895 chromosome II, complete sequence genomic DNA includes:
- the SLH1 gene encoding RNA helicase (Syntenic homolog of Saccharomyces cerevisiae YGR271W (SLH1)), with protein MSVAYSTDSVSSYMRAMQAMIGSAQEFRFTKRELELPEVEVECVDIASATESEELTTLSLDRNVWDEVFDLFEDLDSRRLETLAENNDQAKAVRVYKKLFQLLDESTLHSSEEEVVKQLVVILKTHGEDGMLEQVLFDCLGSENIELLSYVIQQQAVLKQLPVDEGVDLRQFLMEQPTLLSETDIRAQVLLTAAEGRNQELRKLQRIERYPNIYRNSEVNSSAFSFGGQEYVLPVGTTRLSLHTHEEVVIPCSENKNEYLSSSRLLKVEDLDRFCQSVFPYETLNAIQTLVYPVAYKTNENMLICAPTGAGKTDIALLTILNTVKQFSEINGDEVDIFYEDFKVIYVAPLKALAAEIVDKFSQRLAPYKIRVRELTGDMQLTKAEIIETQVIVTTPEKWDVVTRKANGDNDLVSKVKLLIIDEVHLLHEDRGSVIETLVARTLRQVESSQSMIRILGLSATLPNFFDVADFLGVNRHVGMFYFDQSFRPKPLEQQLLGCRGKAGSKQGRENIDKVSYEKLYEHVLNGSQVMVFVHSRKDTVRTARNYISFAQANQQSDVFLSSDQSVTKFSRDISKHKDRDMKELFQHGFGIHHAGMSRSDRNLTEKMFKEGAINVLICTATLAWGVNLPADVVLIKGTQIYDSKKGGFIDLGISDVIQIFGRAGRPGFGSLHGTGILCTTSDRLDHYISLITQQYPIESKFSSKLVDNLNAEISLGTVTNVEEGITWLGYTYLYVRMKQNPLIYGLDWNEVSNDPQLYDKRRSMIMQAARRLHALQMIVFNDTTMNFIPKDLGRVASDFYLLNESVEIFNQLCNPRVTEADVLAMISMSSEFDSIKYREDEAGELAKLFDTAVECQVGGQVESSAGKTNILLQAYISQTRINDSALISDSNYVAQNSARICRALFLIGINKRWGRFAIIMLDICKAIERRMWAFEHPLSQFALPETILRQLRDKSPPIENMLDMEASELGELVHNNKMGAKLYRILRTFPRVEITAECFPITTNVMRIHATLEPDFIWDFHIHGNAQFFWVLVEESDNSEILHFEKFILSRKQMGHVHEMDFMIPLSDPLPPQVVIKVVSDTWIGSESTHVISFQHLIRPHNETLLTRLLRLRPLPTTALNNPLVESIYQFKYFNPLQTMTFHTLYNTNENVFVGSPTGSGKTVVAELAIWHAFRDFPGSKVVYIAPMKALVRERLHDWKKRITPVTGDRLVELTGDSVPDPRDVKDATIIITTPEKFDGISRNWQTRKFVQNVSLVIMDEIHLLASDRGPILEMIVSRMNYISAQTKKPIRLLGMSTAVANAYDMAGWLGVKNNGLYNFPSSIRPVPLKMYIDGFPDNLAFCPLMKTMNKPAFMAISQHSPDKPVLIFVASRRQTRLTALDLIHLCGMEDNPRRFMKMDDEGELRYYLDQVSDETLKLSLQFGIGLHHAGLVEKDRSISHQLFQLNKIQILVATSTLAWGVNLPAHLVIIKGTQFYDAKIEGYRDMDLTDILQMMGRAGRPAYDTSGTAIVYTKESKKMFYKHFLNVGFPVESSLHKVLDDHIGAEISSGTITTRQEAMDFLTYTFLFRRAHHNPTYYGILEDTTAAGVNEYLSSLIDTTVQNLAQSQCIMTEGKRIIPTAFLSISAYYYISHKTVRQLLSQLYNSCKFQDVLKWLSLAVEYDELPVRGGETIMNVEMSENSRYSVESTFTGEQELPIWDPHVKAFLLLQAYLSRADLAIADYYQDTISVLDQALRILQAYIDIASESGYLRTVMTMIKAMQCIKQGTWYEDNPVTALPGITLQRLDPELFGDDGFPYEYSGEMLTLEKLGRMGYAALCSVCRVHNIQGAAKDKFIREASMLPVLDKVHFKDQSNPDKLTLVAFRHNESYKDGFRVWCDKFPKAQKELWFAIGFQGDELLMIKRCQPRRDEGRVIITCDFVVPEELYGETLGFVLINDAMDLHYELSHTLAGGPKK; from the coding sequence ATGAGCGTAGCGTACTCCACGGATTCCGTGAGCTCGTACATGCGGGCCATGCAGGCCATGATTGGCTCAGCGCAAGAGTTCCGGTTTACTAAGCGGGAGCTCGAGCTGCCGGAGGTTGAAGTCGAATGCGTCGACATTGCCAGTGCTACCGAGTCGGAAGAATTGACCACGTTGTCGCTAGATAGGAATGTGTGGGATGAGGTTTTTGATTTGTTTGAAGACCTGGATTCTCGGAGGCTGGAGACTTTGGCAGAGAATAACGATCAGGCTAAAGCGGTAAGGGTCTACAAGAAGCTGTTCCAGCTACTCGACGAGAGCACGCTTCATTCATCCGAAGAGGAGGTGGTGAAGCAGCTTGTGGTGATTCTCAAGACCCATGGAGAGGATGGGATGCTTGAACAGGTGCTATTTGATTGCCTGGGATCGGAGAACATTGAGCTGCTTTCATACGTGATACAACAACAGGCGGTGCTGAAGCAACTGCCAGTCGACGAGGGAGTGGATCTGCGCCAGTTTTTGATGGAACAGCCCACTTTGCTGTCGGAAACGGACATACGTGCGCAAGTGCTGCTGACTGCTGCCGAGGGACGGAACCAGGAGCTGCGGAAGCTACAACGTATTGAGCGCTATCCAAATATCTATAGGAATAGCGAAGTCAATTCATCTGCGTTTTCTTTTGGAGGACAGGAGTATGTGCTACCCGTCGGTACCACGCGATTGTCGCTGCATACACACGAAGAGGTGGTTATCCCGTGCTCAGAGAACAAGAACGAATACCTCTCATCTTCCCGTTTGCTTAAAGTAGAAGATCTGGATAGGTTTTGCCAGAGTGTGTTCCCATACGAGACCTTAAATGCGATCCAGACGCTAGTATACCCTGTAGCATACAAGACCAACGAAAACATGTTAATATGTGCTCCAACCGGTGCTGGTAAGACAGACATAGCACTGCTCACCATTCTAAACACAGTAAAACAGTTTTCTGAGATCAACGGTGATGAAGTGGATATATTTTATGAGGATTTTAAAGTCATTTATGTTGCTCCCTTGAAAGCTTTAGCTGCCGAGATTGTGGATAAGTTCAGCCAGAGGTTGGCGCCATACAAGATTCGTGTGCGTGAGTTGACAGGTGATATGCAGCTTACGAAAGCTGAGATTATAGAAACGCAAGTCATCGTGACTACACCAGAGAAGTGGGATGTTGTAACCAGAAAAGCAAATGGAGACAACGATCTagtctccaaggtgaagCTATTAATTATAGATGAGGTGCATCTTCTACATGAGGATCGTGGTTCTGTTATCGAAACGTTGGTTGCTAGAACATTGCGCCAGGTTGAAAGTAGCCAGAGCATGATACGAATTCTGGGATTATCGGCTACATTACCTAACTTCTTCGACGTCGCAGACTTTTTGGGGGTTAACAGACATGTGGGAATGTTTTATTTTGATCAATCGTTCCGTCCAAAACCCTTAGaacagcagctgcttggTTGCAGAGGCAAGGCGGGCAGCAAACAAGGAAGGGAAAATATTGATAAGGTTTCATATGAAAAGCTTTATGAACATGTCTTAAATGGCTCCCAGGTCATGGTTTTTGTGCACTCAAGGAAGGATACTGTGCGCACTGCGCGGAATTACATTTCTTTTGCCCAAGCCAACCAACAGTCCGATGTTTTCCTAAGTAGCGATCAAAGCGTTACCAAGTTTTCCCGAGACATCTCCAAACATAAGGATAGAGATATGAAGGAGCTCTTCCAACATGGGTTTGGTATACATCATGCTGGTATGTCTCGATCTGATAGAAATCTAACAGAAAAGATGTTCAAAGAGGGAGCTATTAATGTGCTTATCTGTACAGCGACGCTGGCCTGGGGTGTGAACTTACCGGCTGATGTTGTCTTGATAAAGGGAACTCAGATATATGACTCTAAAAAAGGTGGTTTTATAGATTTGGGGATTTCTGATGTGATACAGATCTTTGGCAGAGCTGGTAGGCCGGGGTTTGGTTCCCTGCATGGTACAGGTATATTATGTACCACGAGTGATAGGTTAGACCATTATATTTCACTGATCACACAGCAATATCCGATAGAATCTAAGTTTTCCTCCAAGCTAGTCGATAATTTAAATGCAGAGATTTCTCTTGGTACGGTCACGAACGTGGAAGAAGGGATAACTTGGCTGGGTTATACCTACCTTTATGTTAGAATGAAGCAGAATCCTCTAATTTATGGTTTAGATTGGAATGAAGTCTCGAACGATCCGCAACTCTATGATAAACGAAGGAGTATGATTATGCAAGCTGCCCGCAGACTACATGCATTGCAAATGATTGTATTCAATGACACAACGATGAATTTTATCCCCAAAGATTTGGGACGTGTGGCATCTGATTTCTATCTACTAAATGAATCCGTTGAGATATTCAATCAGCTATGTAACCCTAGGGTAACCGAGGCTGACGTTTTGGCAATGATTAGCATGAGCAGCGAGTTTGATTCAATTAAATATAGGGAAGATGAAGCTGGTGAATTGGCTAAACTTTTTGATACAGCGGTTGAATGTCAAGTGGGTGGACAAGTTGAATCATCTGCCGGTAAGACAAATATCTTATTGCAAGCCTATATTTCTCAGACTCGCATCAATGATTCTGCATTGATTTCGGATTCCAATTATGTGGCACAGAACTCTGCTAGAATATGCAGGGCACTGTTCCTAATCGGAATAAATAAACGTTGGGGGAGGTTTGCGATAATTATGTTGGACATTTGCAAGGCTATAGAAAGGAGAATGTGGGCTTTTGAACATCCACTTTCTCAGTTTGCATTACCGGAAACTATTCTTCGTCAACTGAGGGATAAATCACCACCTATTGAGAATATGTTAGATATGGAAGCATCTGAACTAGGGGAACTTGTCCATAACAACAAAATGGGCGCTAAACTCTACCGTATATTGAGGACTTTTCCTAGGGTTGAGATCACTGCAGAATGTTTCCCAATTACTACCAACGTTATGCGAATTCACGCAACTCTTGAGCCTGACTTTATTTGGGACTTCCATATTCATGGCAATGCCCAATTCTTTTGGGTCCTTGTGGAAGAGTCTGATAATTCTGAAATATTGCATTTTGAGAAATTTATTTTAAGCCGTAAACAGATGGGGCATGTTCATGAAATGGACTTCATGATACCTCTCTCCGACCCATTACCACCTCAAGTTGTAATTAAGGTTGTATCCGACACTTGGATTGGTAGTGAGTCGACACATGTAATTTCATTCCAACACCTGATTCGGCCACACAATGAAACGCTATTAACCAGACTACTGCGCTTGCGGCCTCTACCTACTACTGCACTGAATAACCCATTAGTGGAATCAATCTATCAGTTCAAATACTTTAACCCACTGCAAACCATGACCTTCCACACGTTATACAACACCAACGAAAACGTTTTCGTAGGTTCACCTACTGGGTCGGGAAAAACTGTAGTAGCTGAACTAGCTATATGGCATGCATTCAGAGATTTTCCAGGTAGCAAAGTTGTCTACATTGCGCCGATGAAGGCCTTGGTTAGAGAACGACTTCATGACTGGAAAAAGAGAATAACACCGGTAACGGGTGATCGTTTAGTAGAATTGACTGGTGACTCTGTACCGGATCCGAGAGATGTGAAGGATGCAACAATAATTATTACTACGCCGGAGAAATTCGATGGTATATCTCGTAACTGGCAGACACGGAAATTTGTCCAGAACGTTTCGCTGGTTATTATGGATGAGATCCACTTGTTAGCGAGCGACCGTGGTCCAATTTTAGAAATGATTGTTAGCCGTATGAATTACATTTCAGCGCAAACTAAGAAACCAATTAGACTGCTTGGTATGTCGACTGCAGTTGCAAACGCTTACGATATGGCCGGTTGGCTTGGTGTTAAAAACAATGGATTATACAATTTCCCTTCGAGCATTAGACCTGTTCCGCTAAAAATGTACATTGATGGATTCCCAGATAACTTGGCATTCTGTCCACTAATGAAGACCATGAATAAACCAGCATTCATGGCTATTTCTCAACATTCGCCCGATAAACCGGTTTTGATATTTGTTGCCTCGCGACGTCAAACAAGGCTTACAGCATTGGATCTCATTCACCTATGTGGTATGGAGGACAATCCACGTCGGTTCATGAAGATGGATGATGAGGGTGAGCTACGTTATTATTTGGACCAGGTCTCGGATGAAACTTTAAAACTATCTTTGCAGTTTGGAATAGGTTTGCATCACGCAGGTCTTGTTGAGAAAGATCGCTCTATCTCACATCAATTATTCCAGCTGAATAAGATACAGATTCTTGTGGCGACCTCCACTCTTGCCTGGGGCGTTAACTTACCCGCTCATCTTGTCATTATCAAGGGTACCCAATTTTATGACGCGAAGATTGAAGGCTACAGAGACATGGATTTAACGGATATCCTGCAGATGATGGGCCGGGCCGGACGACCCGCCTATGATACATCGGGTACTGCTATCGTCTACACTAAGGAGTCGAAGAAAATGTTTTATAAACATTTCTTAAATGTTGGCTTCCCTGTGGAGTCTTCTCTGCATAAGGTGTTGGATGACCATATTGGAGCAGAAATTTCTTCAGGAACTATAACAACTAGACAAGAAGCGATGGATTTCCTGACGTACACCTTTTTATTTAGGAGGGCGCACCACAATCCAACATACTATGGAATTTTAGAAGATACGACTGCAGCAGGTGTCAATGAGTACTTGAGCTCTCTCATTGATACGACGGTACAAAATCTTGCTCAGTCGCAGTGTATTATGACAGAGGGAAAACGCATTATACCGACTGCGTTCTTGAGCATATCTGCTTACTACTACATTTCGCACAAAACTGTCCGGCAGTTACTATCACAGCTATACAATAGTTGCAAATTCCAGGATGTCCTAAAGTGGCTATCTTTAGCTGTTGAATATGATGAATTGCCAGTTCGGGGGGGCGAGACTATCATGAATGTTGAAATGTCAGAAAACTCTAGATATTCCGTTGAAAGTACTTTTACAGGAGAACAAGAGTTACCAATATGGGACCCCCATGTCAAAGCCTTTTTGCTTTTACAAGCTTACCTAAGTAGAGCTGACTTAGCAATTGCAGATTATTACCAAGATACGATCTCAGTTCTCGACCAGGCGCTACGTATTCTACAGGCCTATATCGATATTGCAAGCGAATCTGGGTACCTCAGGACAGTTATGACTATGATTAAAGCCATGCAGTGCATTAAGCAGGGAACATGGTATGAGGACAACCCGGTGACTGCTTTGCCTGGAATTACGCTACAACGCTTAGACCCCGAATTATTCGGGGATGATGGCTTTCCCTATGAGTATAGTGGCGAGATGCTGACGTTGGAGAAGCTAGGTCGGATGGGCTATGCTGCGTTGTGCTCAGTGTGCCGCGTGCATAACATTCAAGGAGCGGCGAAAGATAAGTTTATACGTGAAGCCTCGATGCTTCCTGTTCTGGATAAGGTACATTTTAAGGACCAATCCAACCCTGATAAGTTGACACTTGTAGCATTCCGCCATAATGAAAGTTACAAAGACGGTTTCAGAGTTTGGTGTGACAAATTTCCAAAGGCTCAGAAGGAATTGTGGTTCGCAATTGGTTTCCAAGGTGACGAACTCCTGATGATCAAGAGATGCCAACCTAGAAGAGATGAAGGTAGAGTGATAATCACCTGCGACTTTGTCGTTCCAGAGGAACTATATGGAGAGACCCTAGGCTTTGTTCTAATTAATGATGCAATGGACCTCCATTACGAATTATCGCACACGTTAGCCGGCGGCCCCAAGAAATAA
- the EFG1 gene encoding Efg1p (Syntenic homolog of Saccharomyces cerevisiae YGR271C-A (EFG1)): MANLKSARHRKAAYDSSLQLANALGAGANKIKKQIRNVERLLAKKRDTLPDTVIVEKERTLEALRLELASAEKRALARKNAKKYHMVRFFERKKATRRYKQALKKVETSAGDDAALTDLRQRELELCYVVNFPKTTKYIALYPVEEDPEAAKETAAKRDAFLKVVAKQLSEGTLPVPLEQILKGKKLNKESTGISVSDSEDEEEPGRNEEAHEEEEDDFFE; encoded by the coding sequence ATGGCCAACTTAAAGTCTGCCAGACACCGCAAGGCTGCGTATGATTCATCACTGCAACTGGCCAATGCGCTAGGCGCGGGTGCAAACAAGATCAAGAAGCAAATCCGGAATGTAGAACGGTTGCTGGCCAAAAAGAGAGATACGCTGCCCGATACCGTTATAGTGGAGAAGGAGCGTACTCTCGAGGCGTTGCGTTTGGAGCTTGCAAGTGCGGAAAAACGCGCGCTTGCTCGTAAGAACGCCAAGAAGTATCACATGGTGCGTTTCTTTGAGCGCAAGAAGGCTACCAGGCGATACAAGCAGGCCCTCAAAAAGGTGGAGACCAGTGCGGGGGACGACGCTGCGCTCACAGATCTGCGTcagcgcgagctggagcTTTGCTATGTGGTGAACTTTCCAAAAACAACCAAGTATATTGCGCTGTATCCTGTTGAGGAGGATCCGGAGGCGGCCAAGGAGACGGCGGCAAAGCGGGACGCATTCCTGAAGGTCGTTGCCAAGCAGCTAAGTGAAGGCACGTTGCCGGTGCCGCTGGAACAGATCCTGAAGGGTAAGAAATTGAATAAAGAGAGCACGGGTATCTCGGTTAGTGACAGCGAGGATGAGGAAGAACCCGGTCGGAACGAAGAAGCGCATGAGGAAGAGGAGGATGATTTCTTTGAATGA
- a CDS encoding DUF2406 domain-containing protein (Syntenic homolog of Saccharomyces cerevisiae YMR295C and YGR273C), whose amino-acid sequence MDTPTHRIKRRSSMPCRALCLSLAAEEVKPRNILHFIYAYIYIVKSASDVPHCWRPGSSMGIFRRESSSRSATQKLAKSDTEKLAPRTIHDPILEAVNEAQPFEQAVATFTENENHTLCSDQRVTKDVFGKPVVQPDISNPTRSRDERPLDTIRGFEYAITGDQQWMQQLETHRYGFSVRPDFPGLPVGAYMAGAGGYPSFQREQPVFEAPKVSPPRTQSKRRGLFGTRKK is encoded by the coding sequence ATGGATACGCCCACACACCGGATCAAAAGAAGGAGTAGCATGCCGTGCCGTGCGTTGTGCCTGTCCCTCGCCGCGGAAGAAGTGAAGCCTCGTAATATTTTACATTTTATCTATGCGTACATATATATAGTGAAATCTGCGTCGGATGTACCCCATTGCTGGCGACCCGGCAGCAGTATGGGCATATTTAGGAGAGAGAGCAGCTCACGGAGCGCGACGCAAAAACTCGCCAAGAGCGACACAGAGAAGCTGGCGCCGCGTACGATCCATGATCCGATCCTGGAGGCAGTCAACGAGGCCCAGCCTTTCGAACAGGCCGTAGCCACATTCACGGAGAACGAGAATCACACGCTCTGCTCGGATCAACGTGTGACGAAGGACGTATTCGGCAAGCCGGTCGTGCAGCCGGACATCTCGAACCCCACTAGGTCACGTGATGAGCGGCCGCTGGACACCATTCGCGGGTTCGAATACGCCATCACTGGCGACCAGCAGTGGATGCAACAGCTCGAGACGCACCGCTACGGATTTAGTGTGCGTCCCGACTTCCCGGGTCTTCCGGTCGGGGCATACATGGCTGGCGCAGGGGGCTATCCAAGCTTTCAGCGGGAGCAGCCCGTGTTCGAGGCGCCCAAAGTAAGCCCACCACGCACGCAAAGTAAGCGCAGGGGGCTGTTCGGCACCCGCAAAAAATAA
- the LCB1 gene encoding serine C-palmitoyltransferase LCB1 (Syntenic homolog of Saccharomyces cerevisiae YMR296C (LCB1)) — protein MIESLENVSELLPSSIPVPTSVITVTSYVLFYLQRIIMAIPGAHYMVEYIAKSHQDDPYRTMVELGLILYGIVYYLNKPRKQGQAEQARFTAREEEQLIAEWEPEPLVDPDFREGWRLAKMPQRRSDDMGNRVTVMRDDGRETHADVLDMASYNCLRLSQQDAVVARVEKTIRNYGVGSCGPAGFYGNQDLHYNLEYELARFFGTENAVLYGQDFCVASSVIPAFTKRGDVIVADDQVSVALQNALQLSRSTVYYFKHNDMKSLEELLTKLDERDRAEHLPALPRKFIVTEGLFQNSGDIAPLPELVKLKGAFHYRLVVDETNSLGVLGNTGRGLSEHFNVQRCSSIDITIGSMATALGSSGGFVLGDNVMSRHQRIGSNAYCFSASLPPYTCAGALAMLQTMDADNSAVQNLRTLAKAFHASFTSDLELAEYILVTSNENSSVLHLQLAPAFRMRLFGSSAESIYDELVQLRARHATSLYVDSWEQEERFLQRIVDRVLKDGVLITRNTVVLKHESLPIVPSLKAYCHAAMSCSELERAHEVIKAAIIACCAQPSL, from the coding sequence ATGATTGAAAGCTTGGAGAATGTATCAGAGCTGCTGCCATCGAGCATCCCGGTGCCCACCAGCGTGATAACAGTGACGTCTTACGTCCTGTTCTATCTGCAGCGTATTATCATGGCAATTCCAGGTGCGCACTACATGGTGGAATACATCGCGAAGTCGCACCAGGATGACCCATACCGGACGATGGTGGAGCTGGGGCTGATTTTGTATGGAATAGTGTACTACCTGAACAAGCCGCGCAAGCAGGGCCAGGCGGAGCAAGCGCGCTTCACGGCGCgggaggaggagcagctTATCGCGGAGTGGGAGCCAGAGCCTCTCGTGGACCCAGACTTTCGCGAGGGCTGGCGGCTAGCGAAGATGCCGCAACGCCGTTCGGACGACATGGGTAACCGAGTGACGGTCATGCGCGACGACGGACGGGAGACGCACGCAGACGTGCTCGACATGGCCTCGTACAACTGTCTGCGTCTGTCGCAGCAGGACGCTGTCGTGGCGCGGGTGGAGAAGACGATCCGGAACTACGGTGTGGGCTCTTGCGGGCCCGCAGGGTTCTATGGAaaccaagatctgcactacAACTTGGAATACGAACTAGCCCGCTTCTTCGGCACGGAGAATGCGGTTCTGTACGGTCAGGACTTCTGCGTTGCGTCATCGGTAATCCCAGCCTTCACGAAGCGTGGCGACGTGATTGTCGCAGATGACCAGGTCTCGGTGGCGCTGCAGAACGCACTGCAGCTCAGCCGTTCGACCGTGTACTACTTTAAACACAACGACATGAAGTCCCTCGAAGAGTTGCTAACGAAACTGGACGAACGCGACCGTGCAGAGCACCTGCCTGCGCTGCCACGTAAGTTCATTGTAACGGAGGGCCTGTTCCAGAACTCTGGCGACATCGCCCCGCTACCTGAACTCGTCAAGCTCAAGGGTGCCTTCCACTACCGTCTAGTCGTCGACGAGACGAACTCACTCGGCGTACTCGGTAACACCGGTCGTGGCCTCTCGGAGCACTTCAATGTCCAGAGATGCTCGTCCATCGATATCACCATCGGCTCTATGGCAACCGCACTAGGCTCCTCTGGGGGTTTTGTTCTCGGCGACAACGTCATGTCCAGGCATCAGCGCATCGGCTCGAACGCCTACTGTTTCTCTGCCTCGCTCCCTCCCTATACCTGTGCCGGCGCCCTTGCCATGCTACAGACAATGGATGCCGACAACAGCGCCGTCCAGAACCTGCGCACCCTGGCCAAGGCCTTCCACGCCTCCTTTACCTCAGATCTAGAGCTCGCCGAATACATTCTAGTCACTTCAAACGAGAATTCCAGCGTCCTTCACCTTCAGTTGGCCCCCGCCTTCCGCATGCGCCTCTTCGGGTCCTCGGCCGAGTCCATCTATGACGAGCTGGTCCAGCTTCGTGCGCGCCACGCCACCAGCCTCTACGTCGACTCCTGGGAGCAAGAAGAGCGCTTTTTGCAGCGTATCGTCGACCGGGTGCTGAAAGACGGTGTTCTGATCACCCGCAACACTGTCGTGCTCAAGCACGAGAGCCTGCCTATTGTTCCCAGCCTCAAGGCCTACTGCCATGCAGCCATGTCTTGTTCCGAGCTCGAGCGCGCCCACGAAGTGATCAAAGCTGCCATAATCGCCTGCTGTGCACAGCCGTCTCTCTGA
- the COR1 gene encoding ubiquinol--cytochrome-c reductase subunit COR1 (Syntenic homolog of Saccharomyces cerevisiae YBL045C (COR1)), which translates to MLRSIARSPLLKRSIATQAAPKAEITELSNGLVVATEPNSNAGSASVGIVFGSGAAAENPYNNGVSHVLSSAFKSINGAAAAKEGFSLSTAVERDFQSYILDTEAANAGRALDFLQSKLFAPVSDGAFASVRDATLKRVAAFEEQEHAERVLEHLHATAFQNTPLSLPKRGTVESIETLEKSDMESFAKSHFVASNAVVVGSGNISHEALVKAVESQLSLAGGSKPVSKKVSSFLGSEIRLRDDTLPKAWISIAAEGEPISSPNYYVAKVAAQIFGSYVASEPASNLQGVKLLDTVKEYHLADSFNHFSLSYKDAGLWGFSTEISNIHQIDDLMHFALKEWNRLSVSITETEVARGKALLKLNLATAASSNAAAATALGAQTLATGSKLALTEVFAKIDAITAKDVKKWANERLWDQDIAIAGTGQIEGLLDYMRMRNDMSMMRW; encoded by the coding sequence ATGTTGAGATCTATCGCTAGATCCCCGCTACTGAAGAGATCTATTGCCACTCAGGCGGCTCCAAAGGCCGAAATCACTGAGCTATCCAACGGGCTAGTGGTGGCCACTGAGCCTAACAGCAACGCCGGCAGCGCGTCTGTGGGTATTGTGTTTGGCTCTGGTGCCGCTGCGGAAAACCCATACAACAACGGTGTGTCGCACGTGCTGTCGTCGGCGTTCAAGAGCATTAAcggcgctgcggccgcgAAGGAGGGTTTCTCGCTGTCTACTGCGGTGGAGCGCGACTTCCAGTCGTACATTCTGGACACGGAGGCGGCTAATGCAGGTCGCGCGCTGGACTTCCTGCAGAGCAAGTTGTTCGCGCCAGTGTCGGACGGAGCGTTCGCTAGCGTGCGCGATGCGACGCTAAAGCGTGTCGCTGCGTTtgaggagcaggagcatGCCGAGCGGGTGCTAGAGCACCTGCATGCCACTGCGTTCCAGAACACCCCCCTCTCTTTGCCTAAGAGAGGTACCGTTGAGTCCATCGAGACCTTGGAGAAGAGCGATATGGAGTCCTTTGCAAAGAGCCACTTTGTTGCGTCCAATGCCGTGGTTGTTGGCTCCGGTAATATCTCGCATGAGGCTCTGGTCAAGGCTGTTGAGTCCCAGCTATCTTTGGCCGGCGGCTCTAAGCCAGTTTCCAAGAAGGTGTCCAGCTTCTTGGGCTCTGAGATCAGACTAAGAGATGACACTCTACCAAAGGCGTGGATCTCCATTGCTGCCGAGGGTGAGCCAATCTCTTCTCCAAACTACTACGTTGCCAAGGTAGCGGCCCAGATATTCGGCTCGTACGTCGCATCCGAGCCAGCCTCCAACTTGCAGGGCGTGAAGTTGTTGGACACCGTAAAGGAGTACCACCTTGCTGACAGCTTCAACCACTTCTCCCTATCGTACAAGGATGCTGGTTTGTGGGGGTTCTCCACTGAGATCTCCAACATCCACCAGATTGACGACCTAATGCATTTTGCATTGAAGGAGTGGAACAGGCTCTCTGTTTCCATCACCGAGACCGAGGTTGCCCGTGGTAAGGCCTTGTTGAAGTTGAACCTGGCCACTGCTGCTTCTAGCAAcgctgctgccgccacTGCATTGGGTGCGCAGACCCTGGCTACTGGTAGCAAGCTAGCCCTAACGGAGGTCTTCGCTAAGATTGACGCTATTACCGCCAAGGACGTTAAAAAGTGGGCTAATGAGAGACTATGGGATCAGGACATTGCCATCGCCGGTACCGGCCAGATCGAGGGCTTGTTGGACTACATGAGAATGAGGAACGACATGTCTATGATGAGATGGTAA